One part of the Corynebacterium aurimucosum ATCC 700975 genome encodes these proteins:
- a CDS encoding siderophore-interacting protein, which translates to MAGQAKEAAPKRKPRKAHEATVTGRYQVSPDLVRLSMNSPAFMGKELEFTDHYIKLLFVPESADYSWPFDVQQIREEQPRDKQPILRTYTLINLDSETGDFDVDFVSHGDSGLAGPWARVAEVGEKIGFLGPGGAWGPTADYEHFVFAGDESAAPAIGAGVQHLPEGATATAFIEIEAEDRKFELPTREGVDIVWVIRNGATHGTELSRVVREAGIPEEKKTSWFIHGVAEMIKELRRFLFVESGIPKEDVSISGYWRIGMTEDQWQSSKREFNAAIEAEEERAKA; encoded by the coding sequence ATGGCTGGCCAAGCTAAAGAGGCAGCGCCGAAGCGCAAGCCCCGTAAAGCGCATGAAGCAACCGTGACTGGTCGCTACCAGGTTTCTCCGGATTTGGTTCGGTTGAGCATGAACTCCCCTGCTTTTATGGGCAAGGAGCTGGAGTTTACGGATCACTACATCAAGTTGCTATTCGTGCCGGAAAGCGCCGATTATTCTTGGCCGTTTGATGTCCAGCAGATTCGCGAAGAGCAGCCGCGTGATAAACAACCAATTCTCCGCACCTACACCCTGATCAACCTGGACTCTGAAACCGGGGACTTCGATGTTGACTTTGTCTCCCATGGTGATTCCGGTCTGGCCGGTCCGTGGGCACGAGTAGCTGAGGTCGGCGAGAAGATTGGCTTCCTCGGCCCAGGTGGCGCGTGGGGACCGACCGCAGACTATGAGCACTTTGTGTTCGCCGGCGATGAATCTGCAGCGCCGGCCATCGGTGCCGGTGTGCAGCATCTCCCCGAGGGCGCGACCGCTACTGCCTTCATCGAGATCGAAGCCGAAGACCGCAAGTTCGAGCTGCCCACCCGCGAGGGCGTGGACATCGTCTGGGTAATCCGCAATGGCGCTACCCACGGCACTGAGCTATCCCGCGTGGTACGCGAGGCTGGTATCCCCGAGGAGAAGAAAACCAGCTGGTTCATCCATGGTGTCGCCGAGATGATCAAAGAGCTGCGTCGCTTCCTTTTCGTTGAATCTGGAATTCCAAAGGAAGACGTTTCCATCTCTGGCTACTGGCGTATCGGAATGACTGAGGACCAGTGGCAATCCTCCAAGCGTGAATTCAACGCGGCGATTGAGGCCGAGGAAGAAAGAGCTAAGGCCTAA
- a CDS encoding ABC transporter ATP-binding protein: protein MDVELTIADLTAGYGSRTVVDGLSLPTLRGGQVVGLLGPNASGKTTTIKALAGVHRARGGTVDFRVDGQAPRGQRRRQLIGYVPQGLPHTAALRAFEAVLIAARREACEDPITRTAEVLHSMGLDEIAQRYLNELSGGQRQLVAVAQMLVGTPGLMLLDEPTSALDLNRQLFVLGRVRAKAREEGSLALVAIHDINLAARMCDQLVVLHGGKGRAHGAPGEVLTEELLREVYGVETDVLDHRGQPVVALREVS, encoded by the coding sequence GTGGACGTAGAACTCACCATCGCTGATCTGACCGCCGGCTATGGTTCGCGCACGGTGGTAGATGGGCTGAGTCTCCCCACGCTGCGCGGCGGGCAGGTGGTGGGCTTGCTGGGGCCGAACGCGTCTGGCAAGACCACCACCATTAAGGCGCTCGCCGGCGTGCACCGCGCGCGGGGTGGCACGGTTGATTTTCGTGTCGACGGCCAAGCCCCGCGCGGGCAGCGGCGCCGCCAGCTCATTGGCTACGTGCCGCAGGGCCTGCCGCACACCGCGGCGCTGCGGGCGTTTGAGGCGGTGCTGATTGCGGCGCGGCGCGAAGCATGCGAGGACCCAATCACCCGCACAGCCGAGGTCCTGCACTCCATGGGGCTCGATGAGATTGCGCAGCGCTACCTCAATGAGCTCTCTGGAGGCCAGCGCCAGCTCGTCGCCGTGGCGCAGATGCTCGTGGGGACCCCTGGGCTCATGCTTCTCGACGAGCCCACTTCCGCCCTCGATCTCAACCGCCAGCTCTTCGTCTTGGGCCGCGTGCGGGCAAAAGCTCGGGAGGAAGGCAGCCTTGCGTTGGTGGCGATTCATGACATCAATCTGGCCGCCCGGATGTGCGATCAGCTTGTCGTGCTTCACGGCGGCAAGGGACGCGCTCACGGCGCTCCGGGGGAGGTGCTCACGGAGGAACTCTTGCGCGAGGTCTATGGCGTAGAGACGGATGTGCTGGACCACCGCGGGCAACCTGTCGTGGCGCTGCGAGAGGTTAGTTAG
- a CDS encoding IS256-like element ISCau1 family transposase, with protein sequence MANRNRPSCDMCGHGLVKNGKTAAGTQRWLCPQCNVSSINTRAHTSDIRHFKIFIDWILSGESADHLAKRLGVTRRTLTRWFKLLWFITVPTTTDPYRVYDQVFIDGTYFHKKCLLVACTETHVIAWHWCLRESSYEYLKLLDKIAQPLIVTTDGAGGALKALRIKWPDVAIQRCLVHVQRNTFADISRNPIHPAHKAIRKLGYMLVQVHNREDAARFTAAVHHTRITFADWLKERTYRSAIPAGQVPKWVSPNQKWWYTHRNARRALKRLEKLIHAGQLFTFLDPPEGVTQDLKATTNLLEGGINKQLKDLAGNHRGMFDEHQRITMDWWLYTHTEDPVAPLELTKQQDFGRQGEKAARAAWAKEELTRRGHPDGRPATYDTHIDNEWNPSLGIRKGWAGRA encoded by the coding sequence ATGGCTAATAGGAATCGGCCGTCGTGTGACATGTGCGGCCACGGATTGGTTAAGAACGGCAAAACCGCGGCAGGAACCCAACGCTGGTTGTGTCCTCAGTGCAACGTTTCATCGATTAATACCCGCGCACACACCAGCGATATTCGGCACTTCAAAATCTTTATCGACTGGATTCTTTCCGGCGAATCCGCAGACCATTTAGCCAAACGCCTTGGGGTAACAAGGCGGACTTTAACCCGGTGGTTCAAGCTTTTGTGGTTTATCACCGTGCCCACGACTACTGACCCCTATCGGGTTTATGACCAGGTCTTTATCGACGGCACCTACTTCCACAAAAAATGCCTGCTGGTAGCCTGCACCGAAACACACGTCATCGCCTGGCACTGGTGCCTGCGTGAAAGCTCCTACGAGTACCTGAAACTGCTCGACAAAATCGCGCAACCACTCATCGTCACCACCGACGGGGCAGGCGGAGCACTCAAGGCACTGCGCATTAAATGGCCCGACGTTGCCATCCAGCGTTGCTTAGTCCACGTCCAGCGCAACACTTTTGCTGATATCAGCCGCAACCCGATTCACCCAGCGCATAAAGCAATCCGGAAACTGGGCTACATGCTCGTCCAGGTACACAACCGTGAAGATGCTGCGCGGTTTACTGCTGCAGTCCACCACACCCGCATTACCTTTGCTGATTGGCTTAAAGAGCGAACCTACCGCAGTGCTATACCAGCAGGCCAAGTACCGAAATGGGTCAGCCCCAACCAGAAATGGTGGTACACCCACCGCAACGCCCGCAGGGCTCTAAAACGGCTAGAAAAGCTTATTCACGCTGGACAATTATTTACTTTCCTTGACCCGCCTGAAGGTGTCACACAGGACTTAAAAGCCACCACAAACCTGCTGGAAGGCGGCATCAACAAACAACTCAAAGACTTAGCAGGAAACCATCGGGGCATGTTCGATGAGCATCAGCGCATCACCATGGACTGGTGGCTCTACACCCACACCGAAGACCCGGTAGCGCCACTGGAGTTAACCAAGCAACAAGACTTCGGACGCCAAGGAGAAAAAGCAGCACGCGCAGCCTGGGCAAAAGAAGAACTCACACGACGTGGCCACCCAGACGGACGACCAGCCACATACGACACCCACATCGACAACGAATGGAACCCCAGCTTAGGCATAAGAAAAGGCTGGGCCGGACGCGCCTAA
- the sucD gene encoding succinate--CoA ligase subunit alpha, translating to MSIFLNKDSRIIVQGMTGSEGMKHTRRMLESGSNIVGGVNPRKAGERVDIDGREIPVFGSVREAMQATEANVTVIFVPAKFTKDAAEEAIRAGIELVVIITEGIPVKDTAELYALGRESKTRIIGPNCPGLYTPGESNAGIIPAETAPNPGKIGLVSKSGTLTYQMMYELSDIGFSTCVGIGGDPIIGTTHISAIEAFQNDPDTEAIIMIGEIGGDAEEHAAAYIKDHVTKPVIAYIAGFTAPEGKTMGHAGAIVSGGSGTAEGKKAALEAAGVKVGKTPSQAAELVRAALA from the coding sequence ATGTCGATTTTTCTCAACAAAGACTCGCGGATCATCGTGCAGGGCATGACGGGATCCGAAGGCATGAAGCACACACGCCGCATGCTGGAATCCGGCTCCAACATTGTGGGTGGGGTCAACCCGCGCAAGGCAGGTGAACGCGTCGATATTGACGGGCGCGAGATTCCCGTCTTCGGCAGCGTGCGTGAGGCCATGCAGGCGACAGAGGCCAACGTCACCGTGATTTTTGTGCCGGCAAAATTCACTAAGGATGCCGCGGAAGAAGCCATCCGTGCCGGTATTGAACTCGTGGTCATCATCACGGAGGGAATTCCGGTGAAGGACACCGCTGAGCTCTATGCGCTGGGGCGAGAGTCTAAAACGCGCATCATTGGGCCGAACTGTCCGGGGCTCTACACGCCGGGTGAATCCAATGCCGGCATTATTCCAGCAGAGACTGCGCCAAACCCAGGAAAGATTGGTTTGGTGTCGAAGTCGGGCACCTTGACGTATCAGATGATGTACGAGCTATCCGATATTGGCTTTAGCACGTGCGTAGGCATCGGCGGCGATCCGATTATCGGGACCACGCACATTTCGGCGATTGAAGCCTTCCAGAATGATCCGGATACCGAGGCGATCATCATGATCGGTGAAATCGGTGGTGATGCAGAGGAGCATGCTGCTGCCTATATCAAGGACCACGTCACGAAGCCGGTGATTGCGTATATCGCGGGCTTTACCGCGCCGGAAGGCAAGACGATGGGGCATGCTGGCGCCATCGTGTCTGGTGGTTCTGGCACGGCAGAAGGCAAGAAGGCGGCGCTGGAAGCGGCCGGCGTGAAGGTGGGCAAGACCCCCTCGCAGGCAGCGGAGCTGGTGCGGGCAGCTTTGGCTTAA
- a CDS encoding 2'-5' RNA ligase produces MSRNSPENLLLYLTPEDEDTIREVYAALAQRGFPVQHQRPHITVTFAPALETAVVDEARTLLPTLLPALFHRVGTVVFGRKSKQTVAWLLEATDELEIAARQISAANPEGRGPRWTPHLTMGLRLPRALVPDYMRALDEIAGPEHKEFTAELAAWWRPKTQRLEVFGD; encoded by the coding sequence GTGAGCCGAAATTCGCCCGAGAACCTCCTGCTGTACCTCACCCCGGAGGATGAAGACACGATCCGGGAAGTCTATGCTGCCCTGGCTCAGCGTGGCTTTCCGGTGCAGCACCAGCGCCCGCACATTACGGTAACGTTTGCGCCGGCGCTCGAGACTGCAGTCGTCGACGAGGCCCGCACGCTGTTGCCGACGCTACTGCCGGCGCTGTTTCATCGCGTCGGGACGGTGGTGTTCGGGAGGAAAAGCAAGCAGACCGTGGCCTGGCTTCTGGAGGCCACCGATGAGCTAGAGATTGCTGCGCGCCAGATAAGCGCCGCGAATCCCGAGGGGCGCGGCCCAAGGTGGACGCCGCATCTGACGATGGGGTTGCGCCTGCCCCGGGCGCTGGTGCCTGACTATATGCGTGCCCTCGATGAGATTGCCGGGCCGGAGCATAAAGAATTCACTGCCGAACTTGCCGCCTGGTGGCGGCCTAAGACGCAGCGCTTGGAGGTCTTCGGGGATTAA
- a CDS encoding DNA-3-methyladenine glycosylase gives MIDFTDTADVVAPQLLGTVLTHNGVSVRITEVEAYLGADDEASHTFNGRTPRNAAMFGPPGRLYVYMSYGIHRNGNIVCAPEGTGQGCLLRAGEVIDGVDLAYQRRGDTEFHNLARGPGNLGKALGFSIADNGTPIRLKQRDKEPEWVRGPRIGISKNQDAALRFWIPFDKTVSRRRGLPR, from the coding sequence ATGATCGATTTCACCGACACCGCCGACGTCGTTGCTCCCCAGCTTCTGGGCACGGTGCTCACGCACAACGGCGTTTCGGTGCGCATTACGGAGGTCGAGGCTTACCTCGGCGCAGACGATGAGGCCTCACACACCTTCAACGGCCGCACCCCGCGCAACGCCGCCATGTTCGGCCCACCCGGCCGCCTCTACGTCTACATGTCCTACGGCATCCACCGGAACGGCAATATCGTCTGCGCGCCCGAAGGCACCGGTCAGGGCTGCCTGCTGCGGGCCGGGGAAGTCATCGACGGAGTAGACCTTGCCTATCAGCGCAGAGGCGACACGGAGTTTCATAACCTCGCCCGCGGACCAGGAAATTTGGGCAAGGCCCTTGGCTTCAGCATCGCGGACAACGGCACGCCCATTCGCCTTAAACAACGCGATAAGGAACCTGAGTGGGTCCGCGGTCCGCGCATCGGCATCTCAAAGAACCAAGACGCCGCGCTGCGGTTTTGGATCCCCTTCGACAAGACAGTGTCTCGACGCCGCGGGCTCCCCCGCTAA
- a CDS encoding FecCD family ABC transporter permease, with protein sequence MSILTSTGRSASPERTTRAETAVLPVEALAREHSRVTRRRIAIVAGLIVVALAAFVVSVIVGAIDLTPGQVLRGMVDPGGVDKQTRTVLWSLRLPMAVMALLIGASLSLAGAQMQTILDNPLAEPFTLGISAAAAFGGASAIVLRWQLLAQPQFNLALIAWLSAALATAIIVVAAVIRGAKSETMVLLGIGLVFFFQAMLALIQYRSSSEALQQIVFWSMGSLTRASWQANAVLASALAVALPILGALSWRLTALRLGDARATALGVNTSRLRVIVLVVVSLVAATTVAFAGIIGFIGLVGPHIARMLVGEDQRYFVPASMAAGAAVMCAAHALSLVIKPGLAIPIGIVTSLLGVPFFIAIVMTRRRALWT encoded by the coding sequence ATGAGCATTCTCACATCAACTGGGCGCTCGGCAAGCCCAGAACGGACCACGCGCGCAGAAACCGCAGTTCTTCCCGTGGAGGCCCTGGCACGCGAGCACTCCCGTGTAACACGCCGCCGCATCGCCATCGTCGCCGGGCTTATCGTCGTGGCTCTCGCTGCCTTCGTCGTCAGCGTTATCGTCGGCGCCATCGACCTCACCCCGGGTCAGGTGCTGCGGGGGATGGTGGATCCGGGAGGTGTCGACAAGCAAACGCGTACAGTCCTGTGGAGCCTGCGCCTGCCTATGGCTGTCATGGCGCTGCTTATCGGCGCCAGCCTGTCACTGGCTGGCGCACAGATGCAAACCATCCTGGATAATCCGCTGGCGGAACCCTTTACTCTCGGTATTTCCGCGGCGGCTGCCTTCGGCGGAGCCAGTGCCATCGTGTTGCGTTGGCAGCTTTTGGCCCAGCCGCAGTTCAACCTCGCGCTTATCGCGTGGCTGTCGGCGGCGCTCGCCACGGCCATCATCGTCGTTGCTGCCGTTATCCGCGGCGCGAAGTCCGAGACGATGGTGCTGCTCGGCATCGGCCTCGTCTTCTTCTTTCAGGCCATGCTGGCGCTCATTCAATACCGTTCTTCCAGCGAGGCTCTCCAGCAGATCGTTTTCTGGTCCATGGGCTCGCTCACCCGCGCCAGCTGGCAGGCCAACGCCGTGCTAGCCAGCGCGCTTGCAGTGGCGCTGCCCATCCTGGGCGCGCTGTCGTGGCGGCTGACGGCGCTGCGGCTTGGCGATGCCCGCGCCACCGCCCTCGGTGTCAACACCTCCCGTCTGCGCGTGATCGTTCTCGTCGTGGTCTCACTCGTCGCGGCCACCACCGTGGCCTTCGCTGGCATCATCGGCTTTATCGGCCTAGTAGGCCCTCACATCGCGCGCATGCTGGTGGGGGAGGATCAACGCTACTTCGTGCCGGCATCCATGGCCGCGGGCGCGGCGGTGATGTGTGCCGCCCATGCGCTGAGCCTCGTCATTAAGCCCGGGCTGGCCATCCCCATTGGCATCGTGACCTCACTATTGGGCGTACCGTTCTTCATCGCCATCGTCATGACCCGGAGGAGGGCATTGTGGACGTAG
- the orn gene encoding oligoribonuclease, producing MSDTPAKNDRLVWIDLEMTGLDPKRHVIVEVAAVVTDAELNILDEGIDIVVHATEEELAQMDDFVTEMHAKSGLDKEIRESAITIAEAEEAVLKLVEKHCDANHPAPLAGNSIATDRTFIREYMPRLDAALHYRMIDVSTIKELARRWHPRAYYNQPDKGMAHRALQDIIESIRELDFYRRSVFRTDNGPSTPEAEELKGATTDDYQAFL from the coding sequence ATGAGTGATACCCCCGCTAAGAACGACCGCCTCGTCTGGATCGACCTGGAGATGACCGGGCTCGATCCGAAGCGCCACGTGATCGTGGAAGTTGCCGCCGTGGTTACCGACGCCGAGCTGAACATTCTCGACGAAGGCATTGACATCGTCGTCCACGCCACGGAGGAAGAACTCGCGCAGATGGATGACTTCGTCACCGAGATGCACGCGAAATCTGGGCTGGACAAGGAGATTCGAGAATCTGCAATTACGATTGCGGAAGCAGAGGAGGCGGTACTGAAGCTCGTCGAGAAGCACTGCGACGCCAATCACCCCGCACCCCTTGCAGGCAATTCCATCGCAACGGACCGCACCTTCATTCGCGAATACATGCCGCGCCTGGACGCCGCGCTGCACTACCGAATGATTGATGTTTCCACAATCAAGGAGCTGGCACGCCGCTGGCACCCGCGCGCGTACTACAACCAGCCGGATAAAGGCATGGCACATCGAGCCCTGCAGGACATCATCGAGTCCATTCGTGAGCTCGACTTTTATCGCCGCAGCGTGTTCCGTACGGATAACGGCCCCTCTACCCCGGAAGCTGAGGAGCTCAAGGGGGCTACTACCGACGACTACCAGGCGTTTTTGTAA
- a CDS encoding ABC transporter substrate-binding protein has product MLHVSTPAAQASRHRAGRVVGACAIVTALAGALAGCASDNADAGSEQSTGAQGTAAVSFTDLAGRQVELDHEPERVILGEGRSVFATGILNKEDPLDKVVAIGSDLKQNVPDYYHELEKATPKVNELPEIGGFTKGDVTVEELISLDPDLIVLSKDQYEASQTAGLTDKLDQAGLTYAVTDFRAKPLENTVPTMRIFADIFGHEDRAEEFIADWQKNVDLVTERATKAQGKPSTFVWRAAGISDCCGSWNDSNISELVNVAGGKNVADDIIEGESGALTPEKVIDADPDMIIATGGDWSAKVDNAKGHTGFAAVGYGISDKDAHDSAATLAGVQPGFEDLSAVKEHNLHGLWHQFYNSPFNYLALLQIAAWLHPEDYTDVNVQQEWAEAQEKYSPVPGDGTFFSTN; this is encoded by the coding sequence AGTGGTAGGAGCGTGTGCCATTGTGACGGCGCTGGCTGGCGCGCTGGCGGGCTGTGCTTCCGACAATGCCGATGCCGGCAGCGAGCAGTCAACGGGAGCGCAAGGGACCGCCGCTGTGAGTTTCACAGACCTTGCCGGCCGCCAAGTGGAGCTGGACCACGAGCCAGAACGCGTAATCCTGGGAGAGGGCCGCAGCGTCTTTGCCACCGGCATCCTTAACAAGGAAGATCCGCTGGACAAGGTCGTGGCCATCGGATCGGACCTGAAGCAGAACGTGCCCGACTACTACCACGAGCTGGAAAAGGCCACGCCCAAAGTCAACGAGCTGCCCGAAATCGGCGGCTTCACCAAGGGCGACGTCACCGTGGAGGAGCTCATCAGCCTCGACCCAGACCTCATCGTGCTCTCCAAGGATCAGTACGAAGCCTCCCAGACCGCTGGGCTCACTGACAAGCTGGACCAGGCCGGCCTGACCTATGCCGTCACAGACTTCCGCGCCAAGCCCTTGGAGAACACCGTCCCCACCATGAGAATATTCGCCGATATCTTTGGCCACGAGGACCGCGCGGAGGAGTTCATCGCGGACTGGCAAAAGAATGTGGACCTGGTGACCGAGCGCGCCACCAAGGCGCAGGGCAAGCCCTCTACCTTCGTGTGGCGCGCAGCAGGTATTTCCGACTGCTGTGGCTCGTGGAACGACTCCAACATTTCTGAGCTGGTCAACGTCGCCGGCGGGAAGAACGTGGCAGACGACATCATCGAAGGTGAGTCCGGCGCGCTGACCCCGGAGAAGGTCATCGACGCCGATCCCGACATGATCATTGCTACCGGCGGCGACTGGTCCGCCAAGGTCGATAACGCAAAAGGGCACACCGGATTCGCTGCCGTCGGCTATGGCATCAGCGATAAGGATGCCCACGACAGCGCTGCCACGCTGGCCGGCGTCCAACCTGGTTTTGAGGACCTCTCCGCCGTCAAGGAGCACAACCTCCATGGCCTGTGGCACCAGTTCTACAACTCGCCCTTCAACTACCTAGCACTCCTCCAGATCGCCGCGTGGCTCCACCCGGAGGATTACACCGACGTCAACGTGCAGCAAGAATGGGCAGAAGCCCAAGAGAAATACTCGCCCGTCCCAGGCGACGGAACCTTCTTCAGCACCAATTAG
- the sucC gene encoding ADP-forming succinate--CoA ligase subunit beta, with protein sequence MDLYEYQARDLFEAHGVPTLKGIVATSAVQAEEAAAKLGTPVVVVKAQIKTGGRGKAGGVKLAHSPAEAAEKANEILGLKIKGHTVRKVMVAEGADIAAEYYFSILLDRTKRRYLAMLSKEGGVEIEKLAEERPDALIKRSFSPLDGMTDTLARDMAYEAGFDEGDVAKLVPVFKKLYTVYTEEDATLVEVNPLVKTSSGEIIALDGKITLDDNAQFRHPEHRDLQDHGATDPLELKAQKMGLNYVKLDGSVGIIGNGAGLVMSTLDVVAYAGEDLSSQPKPANFLDIGGGANAEVMANGLEVILSDPQVKAVFVNVFGGITACDEVAKGIVQAYKILDSEGIEPKPLVVRLDGNNAELGRTILNDAHLPKLEQVETMDAAARRAAELAN encoded by the coding sequence GTGGATCTCTACGAGTACCAAGCTCGAGACCTCTTTGAAGCTCATGGCGTTCCCACCCTCAAAGGCATCGTTGCGACCTCAGCTGTGCAGGCTGAAGAAGCAGCCGCGAAGTTGGGGACGCCGGTGGTCGTGGTCAAAGCACAAATTAAAACAGGCGGACGCGGCAAGGCTGGGGGTGTCAAGCTCGCGCATAGCCCCGCGGAAGCGGCGGAAAAGGCCAACGAGATCTTGGGCTTGAAGATCAAAGGCCACACCGTGCGCAAGGTCATGGTGGCCGAAGGTGCGGACATTGCGGCGGAGTATTATTTCTCGATCCTCCTTGACCGCACCAAGCGGCGCTACCTAGCCATGCTTTCCAAGGAGGGCGGCGTAGAGATTGAAAAGCTGGCCGAAGAGCGCCCGGATGCCCTGATTAAGCGCAGCTTCTCTCCACTCGACGGCATGACGGACACGCTGGCGCGAGACATGGCCTATGAGGCCGGGTTTGATGAGGGGGACGTCGCCAAGCTGGTGCCCGTATTCAAGAAGCTCTACACGGTGTACACGGAAGAAGACGCCACGCTGGTGGAGGTGAACCCGCTGGTCAAGACATCGAGCGGTGAGATCATTGCGCTCGATGGCAAAATCACGCTGGATGATAACGCGCAGTTCCGTCACCCAGAGCACCGCGACCTCCAGGACCACGGAGCGACCGATCCGCTGGAGCTCAAGGCACAGAAGATGGGTCTGAACTATGTGAAGCTGGATGGTTCCGTGGGGATTATCGGCAATGGTGCTGGACTCGTGATGTCCACGCTCGACGTTGTGGCCTATGCCGGCGAGGATCTTTCTTCGCAGCCGAAGCCCGCGAACTTCCTAGACATCGGTGGTGGCGCTAACGCTGAAGTGATGGCCAACGGGCTCGAAGTGATTCTTAGTGATCCACAGGTGAAAGCGGTCTTTGTCAACGTCTTTGGCGGTATCACTGCCTGTGATGAAGTGGCCAAGGGCATCGTGCAGGCCTACAAGATTCTGGACTCGGAGGGGATTGAACCCAAGCCGCTCGTGGTGCGCCTCGACGGCAACAACGCGGAGCTTGGACGCACGATTCTCAATGACGCACACCTGCCCAAACTGGAGCAGGTAGAAACCATGGATGCTGCCGCCCGCAGGGCTGCGGAGCTGGCGAACTAG
- a CDS encoding L,D-transpeptidase, which yields MRSLFPSARPAVLLSSLVATASLLAACTIGGAEDSSPAENQSQEDVQASASAEASAAAKAKQLKFSVKDGASNVDPSEPVEVSSPAGLKSVTMTNEAGVEVEDELSSDSTTWKSAEVLGYNRTYTIDATDKDGTHKTITFTTPQAAAVSEVALSPLPDSEVGVGQVIGVRFGNYVTDRKAAEETIKVKTEPAVEGAFYWVNNQEVRWRPENYWEPGTKVTVDVDLYGRNLGGGVYGGEDASTNFTIGDRVITLIDNNTKMMSVFKNGEVLRRIPVSMGRDGQWDTPNGTYIIGDQYPSLVMDSTTFGLALDAGGYRTDVQWATQMSYSGIYVHAAPWAVGAMGSYNQSHGCINVTTEAAQWFQNTVKRGDLVKVSNTGGGVLSALDGLGDWNMDWATWSAGNADANQ from the coding sequence GTGCGTTCTCTATTCCCTTCTGCACGTCCCGCAGTACTTCTCTCGAGCCTCGTTGCGACGGCTTCCCTACTGGCCGCCTGTACCATCGGCGGGGCCGAGGATTCCAGCCCGGCTGAAAACCAATCGCAGGAAGATGTCCAAGCGAGTGCTTCGGCAGAGGCGTCGGCAGCCGCTAAAGCGAAGCAGTTGAAGTTTTCCGTCAAAGATGGCGCTAGCAATGTTGATCCATCCGAACCGGTGGAGGTGAGCTCCCCAGCCGGCCTGAAGTCGGTGACGATGACCAACGAGGCTGGCGTTGAGGTCGAAGATGAGCTGTCCTCTGACTCGACCACGTGGAAGAGTGCTGAGGTGCTGGGCTATAACCGCACGTACACCATTGATGCCACGGACAAAGATGGCACCCATAAGACCATCACGTTCACCACCCCGCAGGCTGCGGCGGTATCCGAGGTGGCTTTGAGCCCACTGCCGGACTCCGAAGTGGGTGTGGGGCAGGTCATCGGTGTGCGCTTTGGTAACTACGTCACTGACCGCAAGGCGGCCGAAGAGACGATTAAGGTCAAAACCGAGCCCGCCGTCGAAGGTGCCTTTTACTGGGTGAATAACCAGGAGGTGCGCTGGCGCCCGGAAAACTATTGGGAGCCGGGTACGAAGGTGACTGTCGACGTTGACCTGTACGGCCGTAACCTCGGTGGCGGCGTCTACGGCGGTGAGGATGCTTCCACCAACTTCACCATCGGCGACCGCGTCATCACGCTGATTGATAACAACACCAAGATGATGTCGGTGTTCAAGAATGGTGAGGTGCTGCGCCGCATTCCTGTGTCGATGGGCAGGGATGGCCAGTGGGATACCCCGAATGGCACCTACATCATCGGCGATCAATACCCCTCCCTGGTCATGGATTCCACCACCTTCGGCCTAGCTCTTGATGCTGGCGGTTATAGGACTGACGTCCAGTGGGCAACTCAGATGTCTTACTCCGGAATCTATGTCCACGCGGCGCCTTGGGCTGTCGGTGCGATGGGCAGCTACAACCAGTCCCACGGCTGTATCAACGTGACTACTGAGGCTGCTCAGTGGTTCCAAAACACGGTCAAGCGCGGTGATCTGGTCAAGGTCTCCAACACCGGTGGTGGTGTGCTGAGCGCGCTCGACGGACTAGGGGACTGGAACATGGACTGGGCCACCTGGTCTGCGGGCAATGCTGACGCTAACCAGTAG